The window gggtgGTGAGAGTGGGAGTGAGGGACAAGTTCGCATCTGAGGAGAAATACCAGGTCACGGCGGGCCTTGGTGTTCATGTACTACTTTTCTCGCACCTTGGGGATCGGAAAGGATGCGTGACCTGCATTAGAACGGCGTATCGTGGCCGGCGGGGGCTTCTCCCGACAAAATTCTGGCTCTGTTTCATGGAATCATCGACTACTGTAAGATTGGCTAGGTAGGTCACAACTGTCGATCAATGGCATGTGGGCACAGTGAATATGGGATGAATGTCGCTGTCTAGGTTTGCAAGTAATATAGACAATGTCGTAAGCGGATTCGTAAGTCGTAGCTAGTCGTCGCCATTTTGCGCATAACAGACTCCAAGTCTCTCGACCCTCTGTTGCGATTTTTGTCCTTCCTTTTCTGCGGCGGTGATGCATTCATCCTTGCACCAATCCGGATGCGAAACATTGGTCGCATCGTCATGATGCTTCCGAAAATAACAAAAATGGATAGGCGAGGAAACGGTGGAGAAAGATGGGCTATGGGTGCGCCGGTGAGGAGAGCGAGTTCCAGGTATTAGCCTTGCTCATGGTCCTCTTGCGTAGGTGGAACATGATGTCCTTTTCCATTTTTTCAATGTCTTTCtccaggtcctcgtcgtcgacggcgtacTGAGCCTCGCGGCGACGGTCAAAACACCACCACGAGcagacgatgatggcggtTAGAgggatggtgacgacgaagTATATCCACAGCTGAGGGGCGACGGCCCGGGTTGCTTCTGTAGGTGCATGCGCCTCTGGTCAGTTTTGACCTGACGCCCATGCGGAGGATGGCCTCCGGAGATCTTCCCCTTGTTTCTAGGGGAAAGGGGTACACGGAAGTGGGGTTTGGCCGTACCGGCTTGAAAGTTGAAAAAGGTCATGCTAAAGACCGAGGCGAGGTAGGTTCCCGGCAGAAACAAGGCACCCATGAGAGATATGGTCTTCATGGCGGCGCTGTCCCGCTTGCTCGCATGCGCGATCCGGCGCTGCTCTCCGGCAATCTCGAGGTTCAGCCTCGCCTCGCGCTGAGACATGATATTGTACAGCTAAGGCTCGGTTAGCCGACAGAGATTCATACACGTCCCGTTGAGTGTGGAGTGGTGGCGTACGGCCTCGCGCTGGACCTTGAGGCGCTCGAGCGTCGTATGGATGTAATTCTCCAGTCCCTTGAGCTTGACTTTGTAAAAGTCGAGGCGAGCCTGCAGGCTCCTGTGCAGCTTGTCCATCTCCTTCCAGTGCGCTTCCTCCTGCGGCGTCAGGTTTGCATCCGGGCCATCGATGGTCCTCCATTTGACGTGAAACTTGTCCATGGccctctccatctcctcggtCAGGGCCCAGTATGCCTGGGGTCGCTTCCACATGACGTGGCCGTGGCACTCGACGAGGTCCCTGCTCAGGCCGTCGATCTCGAGAAGGCCGTCCTGAAAGTACTGCTCGTGGGCCGAGACCTCGTCGCGGAGGCTGACGGCGTTCTCGAGGCGACGCAGCCAATCGCGGGCGTCGCGCTGCTTCTGGTCGTTGGTGGGGGAGAGGTCATATGAGAGGACAATTGTTGGCAGGAGCATCGGATGGCCGACCTGGGGCGCGCAGGCACGGACATGCTCGAGCATCTTGACGACGTCGGAGCTGGCGGTGCCCTTGACGAAGCCGGTGGTGATGCTCGTGGTGAAGGAGTGGGAGAGTATCATCTCCCAGCCACGCGTCTTGCCCTTTTTCCGCACGTCCGACTTGCGGTGGATGATTTCTACGGCGGAAATGGTCGGGTCAGTTCGCCTTATCGTCACCCGACTCCGCAGGACGGCCCATTGAAGGGTCAGGGACCGGGCCAGGGTCTCGGGAAGAGCTGCTCACGCAGATGAgggtcgtcgtcatcctggTCGTAGGCGGACCAGAAGAAGGGCccgacgaccgaggacgTCTCGATGGCTCGGAAGGGCAGCTTGAGCACCCGCGTCATACTCTCGTACGAGTCCTTGGGCAACGAAATGACCTTTGGCATGAAcgtgtccttgtccttggcgTTCTTCTGCACCCTTGGCGGGAGCGTCAACGGAGGATCAAGGGAGGGGAGTGATATGGAGGTGGTAGGTGCCGGTCGTCGGCAGCTCAGCTTACACAAGTCGTATGCCGCTCAGCAGCCTCGTACCGTCCCGCATCTTGTCCGGCGGCGCAAAGGCCCCCTGGATATCGGTGCCGTATTCAGTCAGTCGCTCGGCGGGCCGGTAGGGACGAGCATCTGCGAACGGGCGTCTGCAACTCACCCTCCGATGCAAAAAGTTGTCAAACTCATCCTGCGTCAGCGGATGCTCCTCGCACGAGTTGTAGAACGGGTCCTGCGGGAGGTTAGCGGACAACATGGGGCGGATTGGATGAATATCGAgaccatggcggccgaggacgtaCCGAGTAGTTGAATATCTCCAAGTACGTGGTCGCTTCGCTCACGACTCGACACTCATCGATGTAGAACCGAAACATGTAATCGTCCATCTCGTTTCGCCCCGTCTCCGGCCTGCGCAGCAATTAGTTATTGAACTGTGCCCGAAAAATGAATGCAATCGCCATGGTACCTGGGTGCCTATGTCGGGATCCAAGAGCTGGTCGGTCCACTGCAGGCACAGAGTCGGGGTagagctcgacgatggcggcaggGAACGAGAGAAGCAAGCCATGCAGGTTGGTAGGTTGGTAGGTCGATGGATCGGTAATAGGTAAGCATGCctcgctctcctcctcttGCCGATGCACATGCAGAATAGGCAGCGGCTCCCTCTGCACAGCCAGACACTGGTACTCGTTCGTGCCCGCCCGTAATTGCCTCCTACTTACATGTCACGACTCACTATTGTGTCCCCTGTCCGATCCAACCTCCCCGCCCAGCCGCGCGACTTTATCAGTTGTCAGCAGGGCACAGcatctgtactgtacatgcctggagtacacctgcatgtactgtacatacttcGGTATGGtataggtgtacggagtccttGTCAGCGcgttgctgtacttgcatggatatagttgtacttgtaggtatgtagttgtactataagtactgaagtacgaagtgcggagtacagtaggtgcccatgtaataatactagggaactggtgcaagtacggagtacggagcacttacttgtactgtacatgtaagtgagcaagtacagtacttaagtacttaatacccagtactgtagttgtaaggagtacggagtaagtactataagtaatTATCATTACTACCCTGCGTAACCGCCTAACCCAGTCGGTAGTTGATACCACGATAGCGGGGGCGGCGGGGTTGGAAGAACCAGGATCGGGAGACAAGGGATCGCCTGCTCTCCAAGGGGTTGGTTGGTTTGAGACTTGGATTCTAAGTATTAGGTAGTTTTACAAACACTCAGTTCCCTTACCCGGCATGTACGCTTACAGGTACGAGGaccgtacgagtactacGATTTTCGCACgcctacttgcatgtaaaTACACTGCACGGAGGACATGTGCTACACCCATTGTTGGTACGGGAAAGTGCTGCCGTAAATAATGCTACTAGTAGCCTACTCCATAGCGACATTGGCATCAAAGTGTGTGTCGAGGGCCAAGTGTCGAAACACCACAGAACCAACCCTCTCCGCACAGTACGACGATTGCAGACAGCACATAATGACATCaaccagtacggagttcacAGTCGGTCGCGCGGCCCTTTGGCCTCCCAAGAATCATACGCTCACGACTTCTCCGAAAAACACCTACAATTACATGGGTGCAAATCCACACGGTGTTCTGTTCCTCGCCTTGTCTTTGTATTCTTGTTTGTTTCTGTTTCAATCGTCCCGTGCACCGCCTGTTGCCAAGCCCAGGATGGAATAATTAACATACAGGTACAGGGTGTTTAGGTATCCTTTGTTGCGTCGCAACCAGCTAAAGACAGTgagtgggtgggtgggtgagCGGGTGAGCGAGTGagtgagcgagcgagcgagtgaGTGAGAGCTTCCTAGGTGAGGCCCGGCCCTTCCATAATCCACCAACCACAAAGCCTGCATGCAGATGCATACTATGGTGTTGCCTATCTCCGCCCTCTCCCGGCCTTTTGTGCGCAGCCCAGAGTCTTGTCGGCCTCGCATGTCCGGGCACAAACGAGGACAAGGGTACAGCGGCGCAGGCTCCGACAGCTTCCGTCCGATCCAATCGCCTCCACGCttcgtgccgtcgtcgtccacgaTCGGCCAGCGTCAAGTCTTGTCTCAAAAATCGGTAAACAGATGGCCGTAGCTGTCGAGAAACGGGTCAGTCGGGCGGGCGGGGTCGAGAGTCGGATGGATGGGAAAACTCACTCGTCGGACACTCCTGTGGCCCCGTACGGTTCCGGGTCCTCGGGGTACTTGTCGAACTGGCTTGCGTCGCCCTGACCGGCCTTGACGGGTGGTGTGTAGGGAGCGTCAATGTCCTTGCGGGCCAGGCGGTCCCACGTCACCTCGGTGAACCAAGGATGGCTCCTGATGTCCTGCGAGCCGCCGTACAGGTTGCCCAGTCGCTTCGTCAGGTCGGCCGTCACGAGCCGTTCCAGCAAGTTCTGCGCGTCGGCGTTGATGTAGGCTGGGTACTTGACCTTGCCCTTGAGGATGTTTTCGTATATCCTCATGGGCGATCCACTATCCCAGAAGGGAGTGTAACCGCAGAGCATTTCGTATATCAAGATGCCGAGGGACCACCTAGCACGACGGTCAGCCGCTTCGTCCGCCTCCGAGCTGGCGCTCACGCGTCCGTCCAAGGCCACTCACCAGTCGACGGATTTGTTATACCCCTTGTTGGAGACGACCTCGGGGGCGAGATAGTCGGGCGTGCCGCAGAGGGTCCACGTCTTGTCGGGCACCCGCTTGGCGAAGCCAAAGTCGGTGATCTTGAGGTGGCCGTGCCGGTCGAGCAGCAGATTCTCCGGCTTCAAATCTCGGTAGATGATGTTTTTCGAATGAAGGTACTCGATTGCCagcgtcgcctcggcggcgtagAACTTGGCGACGGGATTCGGGAAGCGCTGTTTCGCACGGCACAATGCACACGTCAGCgggtgtcgacgaggacggggggggagggggccaacggaggaggaggggaagcaaacgggggggaggggaagcaaacgggggaggagggggagcaaacgggggaggaggggaagcGAATAGGGGCGGTGCGTCGGTGGGTGGGCGCGGATACATACACCCGACTTCCTCAGGAGGGAGAagagctcgccgccctcgacgaaaTCCATGACCATGTAGAGGTTTTTCGAGTCCTGAAAGGTGCCCCATAGGGTGATGAGAAAGGGATGCTTCACGTCGGCCAGCATGCGGCGCTCGTCGTTGGTGTGCTCGACCTGCTTCATCTTGACGACCTGGGCCTTTTTCAGCACCTTGACGGCATAGAACCGTTGGTTGTGCTTCGATTGGACGAGGTGGACACGACCGAAGCTACCGGTGCCGAGGGTCCTCTGGATGTCGAAATCGCCGAGCGAGTACTTGCCCTTTGTGATTCGAGGTGTCGAGTGACTCAGCTGATGCTGGTGGTGCGGTTGGTTGTGCGGCTGCTGCGGTTGCCCATCGGACGTGGGCGCGGGCTGCTGGCTCggctgcatcgtcggctgTGGGTAGgcttgttgctgctgctgctgcatccGAGCAGGATCGGTCCCGGGGCTCTCGCTCGGGAAAGGGGGGGTCTGGGTCAGGTGGTGCGGTGAGGGAGAGTAGCCGTTGTTAATGCTGTTgacggcggaggaggtggtgcCGTCATTCTGAGGTACGTTGATGAGGTTGCTGATGGTGGGGAGGCTTTGCGgatcctgctgctgctgctgctgcgcttgctgcggcgttggcggcgtcgCAAAGGCCGCGCCGGTGCTCGGTTGGGggttcatcgtcgtcggctgcgcCTGCTCCGGCTGCGACTCCTGCGCCTGAGCGCCCGATGCAGATGATATGGAAGATTGGCCGAGCTGGGTGGCAATTGATGCTCCTAGCTCCTGCGAGCCCGAGGCTGCGCTGGATCGCTGctgcgacgaggtcgagccgAAGGGTTTGGACAGTGCCGTTCCAGCGACGGGGCTGGTCGGGTTTGACGTGGAGGTGCTGTCCCTCGTCCTCTTTTTCTTAAGGAATCCGCCGAGGGAAGGcataataataatacctgtCTATCGAGGCGAGGAGATGAGGCGGGCGGGGGTCCAGGGGTGGGGGGTTGGTCGAAGCGGCAGCAGGTCTGCACGGGATGAGCGCTCGCTGCTGGATAATTCAATCGAATGGGGGGTTCGATGTCACATCGGCGAGAGGtgacggggaggaggggaggtaAGATTCGACAGCAGCGCAGGTACGTGTGAGCatgtactacttgtacacgtactcgaACTACGTCGGACGGCCCTCTTCCTTCATCATCTTCGTTCTCGTCCTCTGTCGACGGTGGGCAGGACAGTTCGCCGCAAACCTACCGGGGCGCGAGAGAACCAGCGGGGCCCAGGGGCTTCTTGCTGTACGGGCCCTGTCTGTCTCCGGACAAGAGCTATTACTTACCGGCACCACATGCGGACTACTTGCGCGCTACAAAGGTCTGGGAGTCGACGAGGGTAACATTCGGTGCGGCTTTGGTGCTGCTTGGTCTTGGGAGGACACGGCCGATCGGATCGGATGGGGTTTAGCAGCATTAGaaccaagtaagtacctcgcaagtacggagaacactgtactgcacatgtacaggactccgtacagtacgcacaAGCCCGTCCGTCTTGGTGCTgcacagtacctgtactggtactggtacaagtactctgtagtacggagtacctcgaAGGCCgattgtacttgctcgtccTGCCCAAGGTTCGTGCCTACCGAGCCTTCTAGATGCAACTGGGcgtactacatgtacatgtacggttagtagctaagggtacggagtgcggagtatcGGTAcgacaaagtacggagtagggagtagggagtacgaGTATCCGTATTAGTCCTTCTAGTAAATAATCGTACTGTTGCGTCGTCCCTACAGTAATACCtcacttacaagtacaggtacctacctacctgctcaagtactgtacacctaatTGTGCACCCATTTacgtgtacacgtacggagtactctacaATACACCACACGTACTTACTATGTgcaggtaagtacggagtagtaaattactacctactaggtagtacttgAACGAAAAAGTACCTTGCAagagcacttgtacttacacatgcacgtactgagcacatgtacaactacacatGGGCGCGGTGATCGCATGCGAGTGCAAGCATCGACTACTAGAGTAGCTGGTAAGCGTTCAGTACCGGACAGCGCCGGACAGTAGGAGTAATACCAGTAGTCGACACGCTTACTGAGATATCCGGAAATGTTGCTCACCTCGAACCAGGCGAGGCCTACAAATGGCACCTGCTTGTAGTGCAGTATC of the Drechmeria coniospora strain ARSEF 6962 chromosome 01, whole genome shotgun sequence genome contains:
- a CDS encoding cAMP-dependent protein kinase catalytic subunit; amino-acid sequence: MPSLGGFLKKKRTRDSTSTSNPTSPVAGTALSKPFGSTSSQQRSSAASGSQELGASIATQLGQSSISSASGAQAQESQPEQAQPTTMNPQPSTGAAFATPPTPQQAQQQQQQDPQSLPTISNLINVPQNDGTTSSAVNSINNGYSPSPHHLTQTPPFPSESPGTDPARMQQQQQQAYPQPTMQPSQQPAPTSDGQPQQPHNQPHHQHQLSHSTPRITKGKYSLGDFDIQRTLGTGSFGRVHLVQSKHNQRFYAVKVLKKAQVVKMKQVEHTNDERRMLADVKHPFLITLWGTFQDSKNLYMVMDFVEGGELFSLLRKSGRFPNPVAKFYAAEATLAIEYLHSKNIIYRDLKPENLLLDRHGHLKITDFGFAKRVPDKTWTLCGTPDYLAPEVVSNKGYNKSVDWWSLGILIYEMLCGYTPFWDSGSPMRIYENILKGKVKYPAYINADAQNLLERLVTADLTKRLGNLYGGSQDIRSHPWFTEVTWDRLARKDIDAPYTPPVKAGQGDASQFDKYPEDPEPYGATGVSDDYGHLFTDF